From a single Lineus longissimus chromosome 16, tnLinLong1.2, whole genome shotgun sequence genomic region:
- the LOC135500420 gene encoding zinc finger protein 8-like isoform X1, with the protein MPKSFLPRKSHKTDGNDCETDEEEPVEGGEEPEGTGLMNLKNNYKNTPLPHQQVPAKDINGMEEIDHQSEVKEFASGPSLDNTPRFGELIDHPYMSTDQDHDKKLRNKTKNKAEKIKLFTCVFCYKSFSQQYILNRHLPVHTDDRKYGCSVCGKMFRQASTLCRHKVVHTNEKRYACKSCDKSFNRVSTLIAHEKIHVGDKAYICPTCGKGFHQKGNLKNHIFTHTGEKPYVCKIESCGKSFNQLSNLSVHMTMKHKEEVCVIPDKGVKTLAEVKAQSVASHKERCDICDMSFNTEAELKTHKEEKHLIMHVMPPPGRVANNSEQTVREGEVIVASSVGRAVNDPHCRTITLPNGDKTIMPTKRKQNAKGLDCWYDMDDNVRAAASILMELESSSGVQVQSPKAVQDMVIVESVAIEQEEPACSQNNMEIHLVETGMNTVESDAVQTGTVANVSSVLPAGLHKIGTTDDGQMLALLVKVDGTCSLVKVPEKGPTPMASQASEEFTSLLVSPAGGVEGAEISPISNIPPPAQPHSSSQFDISGEGQVNSVLSQAPGGGVTNSLDSFDLKTAAGQIKESTTSVLEQNALVVEEAAGDQYIMQVALV; encoded by the exons ATGCCGAAGTCATTTTTGCCGAGAAAATCTCACAAAACGGACGGCAATGACTGTGAAACTGATG AAGAGGAGCCTGTAGAGGGCGGAGAAGAACCAGAAGGTACAGGGCTGATGAATCTCAAAAACAACTACAAGAACACCCCTCTTCCACATCAGCAGGTACCTGCAAAAGATATCAATGGGATGGAAGAAATTGACCATCAGAGTGAAGTAAAAGAGTTCGCTTCTGGACCGTCCTTGGATAATACGCCAAGATTTGGAGAATTAATT gaTCACCCTTACATGAGCACAGACCAGGACCATGACAAAAAGCTTCGGAACAAAACAAAGAATAAGGCTGAAAAGATAAAACTGTTCACCTGCGTTTTCTGCTACAAGTCGTTCTCACAACAATACATCCTGAATCGTCATCTTCCCGTTCATACAGATGACCGAAAGTACGGCTGCAGCGTTTGCGGAAAGATGTTCCGTCAGGCCAGCACGCTGTGTCGTCATAAAGTAGTCCACACGAACGAGAAGCGTTACGCCTGCAAAAGTTGTGATAAGTCTTTTAATCGTGTCTCTACACTCATTGCTCACGAGAAGATACACGTTGGAGACAAAGCATACATTTGTCCTACCTGCGGAAAAGGATTTCACCAG AAGGGCAATCTCAAGAACCACATCTTCacccacacaggagaaaaaccatatgTTTGCAAAATCGAGTCTTGTGGAAAATCGTTCAACCAACTTTCGAATCTCTCCGTGCACATGACAATGAAGCATAAAGAAGAAGTTTGTGTCATTCCTGACAAGGGCGTCAAGACTCTCGCAGAGGTTAAAGCTCAAAGCGTGGCGAGTCACAAGGAGAGGTGTGATATTTGTGATATGAGTTTCAATACTGAAGCAGAGTTGAAGACTCATAAGGAAGAGAAGCATTTAATTATGCATGTGATGCCACCTCCAGGCAGGGTTGCAAACAATTCTGAGCAGACGGTAAGAGAGGGGGAGGTGATTGTTGCGAGCTCGGTCGGTCGAGCGGTCAATGACCCCCATTGTCGAACTATTACTCTTCCAAATGGTGATAAGACCATTATGCCTACGAAGCGGAAACAAAATGCAAAAGGCCTTGATTGTTGGTATGATATGGACGACAATGTCAGAGCAGCGGCGTCCATTTTGATGGAGTTAGAATCGAGTTCCGGAGTTCAGGTTCAAAGTCCTAAAGCGGTTCAGGATATGGTCATAGTCGAGAGTGTCGCTATTGAGCAGGAAGAGCCCGCATGTTCTCAGAATAATATGGAAATACATCTTGTTGAAACAGGAATGAATACGGTAGAATCGGATGCTGTCCAAACTGGAACTGTTGCTAATGTGTCGTCTGTGTTGCCAGCAGGTTTGCATAAAATCGGCACGACAGATGACGGACAGATGTTGGCACTTTTGGTTAAGGTTGATGGGACATGCTCGTTGGTAAAAGTTCCTGAGAAAGGACCAACTCCAATGGCATCCCAAGCTTCAGAAGAATTTACTTCTTTGTTGGTATCCCCTGCTGGTGGTGTAGAGGGGGCTGAAATTTCTCCAATTTCAAACATTCCTCCTCCAGCACAACCTCATAGTTCATCCCAATTTGATATCAGTGGAGAAGGTCAGGTCAACTCTGTTTTAAGTCAAGCTCCTGGGGGCGGTGTGACCAATTCTTTGGATAGTTTTGACCTCAAGACAgcagcaggtcaaatcaaagaatctACCACAAGTGTTTTGGAGCAAAATGCCTTGGTTGTGGAAGAGGCTGCTGGTGATCAGTATATCATGCAGGTTGCATTAGTTTGA
- the LOC135500420 gene encoding zinc finger protein 8-like isoform X2, with amino-acid sequence MNLKNNYKNTPLPHQQVPAKDINGMEEIDHQSEVKEFASGPSLDNTPRFGELIDHPYMSTDQDHDKKLRNKTKNKAEKIKLFTCVFCYKSFSQQYILNRHLPVHTDDRKYGCSVCGKMFRQASTLCRHKVVHTNEKRYACKSCDKSFNRVSTLIAHEKIHVGDKAYICPTCGKGFHQKGNLKNHIFTHTGEKPYVCKIESCGKSFNQLSNLSVHMTMKHKEEVCVIPDKGVKTLAEVKAQSVASHKERCDICDMSFNTEAELKTHKEEKHLIMHVMPPPGRVANNSEQTVREGEVIVASSVGRAVNDPHCRTITLPNGDKTIMPTKRKQNAKGLDCWYDMDDNVRAAASILMELESSSGVQVQSPKAVQDMVIVESVAIEQEEPACSQNNMEIHLVETGMNTVESDAVQTGTVANVSSVLPAGLHKIGTTDDGQMLALLVKVDGTCSLVKVPEKGPTPMASQASEEFTSLLVSPAGGVEGAEISPISNIPPPAQPHSSSQFDISGEGQVNSVLSQAPGGGVTNSLDSFDLKTAAGQIKESTTSVLEQNALVVEEAAGDQYIMQVALV; translated from the exons ATGAATCTCAAAAACAACTACAAGAACACCCCTCTTCCACATCAGCAGGTACCTGCAAAAGATATCAATGGGATGGAAGAAATTGACCATCAGAGTGAAGTAAAAGAGTTCGCTTCTGGACCGTCCTTGGATAATACGCCAAGATTTGGAGAATTAATT gaTCACCCTTACATGAGCACAGACCAGGACCATGACAAAAAGCTTCGGAACAAAACAAAGAATAAGGCTGAAAAGATAAAACTGTTCACCTGCGTTTTCTGCTACAAGTCGTTCTCACAACAATACATCCTGAATCGTCATCTTCCCGTTCATACAGATGACCGAAAGTACGGCTGCAGCGTTTGCGGAAAGATGTTCCGTCAGGCCAGCACGCTGTGTCGTCATAAAGTAGTCCACACGAACGAGAAGCGTTACGCCTGCAAAAGTTGTGATAAGTCTTTTAATCGTGTCTCTACACTCATTGCTCACGAGAAGATACACGTTGGAGACAAAGCATACATTTGTCCTACCTGCGGAAAAGGATTTCACCAG AAGGGCAATCTCAAGAACCACATCTTCacccacacaggagaaaaaccatatgTTTGCAAAATCGAGTCTTGTGGAAAATCGTTCAACCAACTTTCGAATCTCTCCGTGCACATGACAATGAAGCATAAAGAAGAAGTTTGTGTCATTCCTGACAAGGGCGTCAAGACTCTCGCAGAGGTTAAAGCTCAAAGCGTGGCGAGTCACAAGGAGAGGTGTGATATTTGTGATATGAGTTTCAATACTGAAGCAGAGTTGAAGACTCATAAGGAAGAGAAGCATTTAATTATGCATGTGATGCCACCTCCAGGCAGGGTTGCAAACAATTCTGAGCAGACGGTAAGAGAGGGGGAGGTGATTGTTGCGAGCTCGGTCGGTCGAGCGGTCAATGACCCCCATTGTCGAACTATTACTCTTCCAAATGGTGATAAGACCATTATGCCTACGAAGCGGAAACAAAATGCAAAAGGCCTTGATTGTTGGTATGATATGGACGACAATGTCAGAGCAGCGGCGTCCATTTTGATGGAGTTAGAATCGAGTTCCGGAGTTCAGGTTCAAAGTCCTAAAGCGGTTCAGGATATGGTCATAGTCGAGAGTGTCGCTATTGAGCAGGAAGAGCCCGCATGTTCTCAGAATAATATGGAAATACATCTTGTTGAAACAGGAATGAATACGGTAGAATCGGATGCTGTCCAAACTGGAACTGTTGCTAATGTGTCGTCTGTGTTGCCAGCAGGTTTGCATAAAATCGGCACGACAGATGACGGACAGATGTTGGCACTTTTGGTTAAGGTTGATGGGACATGCTCGTTGGTAAAAGTTCCTGAGAAAGGACCAACTCCAATGGCATCCCAAGCTTCAGAAGAATTTACTTCTTTGTTGGTATCCCCTGCTGGTGGTGTAGAGGGGGCTGAAATTTCTCCAATTTCAAACATTCCTCCTCCAGCACAACCTCATAGTTCATCCCAATTTGATATCAGTGGAGAAGGTCAGGTCAACTCTGTTTTAAGTCAAGCTCCTGGGGGCGGTGTGACCAATTCTTTGGATAGTTTTGACCTCAAGACAgcagcaggtcaaatcaaagaatctACCACAAGTGTTTTGGAGCAAAATGCCTTGGTTGTGGAAGAGGCTGCTGGTGATCAGTATATCATGCAGGTTGCATTAGTTTGA
- the LOC135500386 gene encoding RISC-loading complex subunit tarbp2-like, whose amino-acid sequence MAAATTATTVGPGGLIKTPIGYLQEVCSKRGVTPQYDLIATEGHVHEPTFVFRCQAGEFMATGKGPNKKTARHEAAQGVLQQMLSSGVQGITTEGIEKPAPIPAIPTLHDDGIIGNPVGQLQELTQKKKWSPPMYEFAQEQGAGHPREFVCVVRLGKKFKEAGGGKSKKAAKRKAAYQMLQRINQGANISREDMEPDDFDEDALSLAVDGKTSGYNKEGKKTTTFKVQGQLNMRIKVPSGKQLHLVKNLSFKSDDADYLSIVKSLGEEQKFETTFLEMPQTEESPGCHMCLIQLTTSPATVCQGQGDTIEEAHNHAAKKALKYLKIMLKK is encoded by the exons ATGGCTGCAGCAACAACAGCTACAACAGTCGGTCCAGGTGGCCTGATCAAGACTCCGATAGGCTACCTGCAGGAAGTCTGCTCCAAAAGGGGTGTTACACCCCAATATGATCTCATTGCTACGGAAGGACACGTCCACGAGCCAACATTCGTCTTTCGATGTCAAGCGGGGGAGTTCATGGCAACTGGGAAAG GACCTAACAAAAAGACAGCTCGCCATGAAGCAGCCCAGGGAGTCCTGCAGCAGATGCTTTCTTCTGGCGTGCAGGGAATTACAACTGAGGGCATCGAGAAACCAGC TCCAATACCAGCCATACCAACTCTCCATGATGATGGAATTATAGGCAATCCCGTGGGACAGCTACAAGAGCTGACTCAGAAGAAAAAATGGTCACCACCGATGTACGAGTTTGCTCAAGAACAGGGAGCGGGACATCCAAGAGAATTTGTATGCGTCGTGAGGCTGGGAAAGAAATTCAAAGAAGCAG GAGGCGGGAAATCGAAAAAAGCTGCGAAACGTAAGGCGGCCTATCAGATGCTGCAGCGAATTAACCAAGGTGCTAACATCAGTCGGGAAGACATGGAacctgatgattttgatgaagatGCGTTATCACTG GCAGTGGATGGAAAAACAAGCGGGTACAACAAGGAAGGGAAGAAAACTACTACGTTCAAAGTCCAGGGACAATTGAATATGAGAATCAAAGTGCCCAGTGGAAAGCAGTTGCATTTAGTGAAAAATCTCTCATTCAAATCTGACGATGCAGACTATTTATCGATTGTGAAAAGTTTAGGGGAGGAGCAAAAGTTTGAGACAACTTTTCTGGAAATGCCGCAAACTGAAGAGA GCCCAGGCTGCCACATGTGTCTAATCCAGCTGACAACAAGCCCAGCGACCGTCTGCCAGGGACAAGGTGACACGATCGAAGAGGCTCACAACCATGCTGCCAAGAAAGCGCTCAAGTACCTCAAGATCATGTTGAAAAAGTGA